A genome region from bacterium includes the following:
- a CDS encoding ABC transporter ATP-binding protein, with the protein MQKPTDSRNQTDAVVNVKDLSICYRRSHAWHSVVDRVSFGIKQGETLCLLGESGSGKSSIALAIARLTQHARVSGQVIIHNQSVYDLEETALRQLRRRHISFVFQNPEAALLPHRTIGQQLLDVICFRTGDDRKAGVLRAEELLQQVGLAEREVWSQYPHQLSGGMCQRVLLVMALCIHPKLVIADEPTSSVDAITQSRILSLLVDLQNHFQFAMLFITHDLTVAAVVADAIGIVKTGTLLELQATQELFSRPRTEYSRQLISAV; encoded by the coding sequence ATGCAAAAACCGACCGATTCCCGCAACCAGACGGACGCTGTTGTCAACGTTAAGGATCTATCGATCTGCTATCGTCGTAGTCATGCATGGCACAGCGTGGTCGACCGGGTCTCCTTTGGCATCAAACAGGGTGAAACGCTATGCCTGTTGGGTGAATCGGGTTCGGGTAAATCTTCCATCGCCCTGGCCATCGCCCGGCTGACGCAGCATGCGCGCGTATCAGGACAGGTTATCATACACAATCAATCTGTGTACGATTTGGAGGAAACGGCGTTGCGGCAATTGCGGCGCCGTCATATCAGTTTTGTCTTTCAAAATCCTGAGGCCGCTCTCCTGCCCCATCGCACTATCGGCCAACAGTTGCTGGATGTGATCTGTTTTCGCACCGGCGACGATCGCAAGGCCGGCGTGTTGAGAGCAGAAGAGTTGCTGCAGCAGGTCGGTCTGGCAGAGCGGGAAGTGTGGTCCCAGTATCCTCATCAGCTGTCCGGCGGCATGTGCCAGCGGGTGCTGCTGGTGATGGCGCTGTGCATTCATCCCAAGCTGGTGATCGCGGACGAACCCACCAGCTCTGTGGATGCGATCACTCAGAGCAGAATTCTGAGCCTGTTGGTGGATCTGCAGAATCATTTTCAGTTTGCCATGCTCTTTATCACGCACGACCTGACGGTGGCCGCCGTGGTGGCGGATGCCATCGGTATAGTAAAAACCGGCACGCTGCTGGAACTGCAGGCCACTCAGGAGCTGTTCAGCCGGCCGCGGACAGAATATTCGCGCCAGTTGATATCCGCCGTACA